One Carassius gibelio isolate Cgi1373 ecotype wild population from Czech Republic chromosome A20, carGib1.2-hapl.c, whole genome shotgun sequence DNA segment encodes these proteins:
- the LOC127938475 gene encoding calcium-binding mitochondrial carrier protein SCaMC-1 → MHQLIRKFVFTESHCVEEDNTKTFADLFEKLDANKDGKVDVSELKTGLAAMGFSMGKGEAQKIFASGDTDKDEGLDFEEFSKYLKEHEKKLRLTFKSLDKNQDGRIDVREIQQSLKDLGLNLTDRDAEKILHSIDADGTMTVDWNEWREHFLFNPADDLQEIIRYWKHSTVLDIGDSLTIPDEFTEEEKTTGIWWRQLVAGGMAGVVSRTGTAPLDRMKVFMQVHSSKTNKIGLVDGFKQMIKEGGVASLWRGNGVNVIKIAPETAIKFMAYEQYKKLLTKEGGKIQSHERFIAGSLAGATAQTAIYPMEVMKTRLTLRKTGQYSGMFDCAKKILKKEGVKAFYKGYVPNILGIIPYAGIDLAVYETLKNAWLSRYAKDTANPGVLVLLGCGTISSTCGQLASYPLALVRTRMQAQASMEGSEQVSMSILVKKIMQKEGFFGLYRGILPNFMKVIPAVSISYVVYEYMRSGLGISK, encoded by the exons ATGCATCAGCTTATAAGGAAATTCGTGTTCACCGAATCGCATTGTGTGGAGGAGGACAACACGAAAACTTTCGCGGATTTGTTTGAGAAGTTAGACGCTAATAAAGATGGGAAAGTGGATGTTTCTGAGCTCAAGACGGGCCTGGCTGCTATGGGCTTCTCTATGGGCAAAGGAGAGGCGCAG AAAATCTTTGCCTCTGGAGACACTGATAAGGATGAAGGGCTGGACTTTGAGGAGTTTTCAAAGTATCTGAAAGAACACGAGAAAAAACTCAGACTGACCTTCAAGAGTCTGGACAAAAATCAGGATG GTCGCATCGATGTCCGAGAGATCCAGCAATCGCTGAAAGACTTAGGCTTAAACTTGACAGATCGAGATGCAGAGAAGATCCTCCACAG TATTGATGCGGATGGAACTATGACTGTGGATTGGAATGAATGGAGGGAGCATTTCCTCTTCAACCCAGCAGATGACCTTCAGGAAATCATACGCTACTGGAAACACTCAACT GTGTTGGATATAGGTGACAGTCTGACTATTCCAGATGAGTTTACCGAGGAGGAAAAGACCACAGGCATCTGGTGGAGGCAGCTTGTTGCTGGAGGCATGGCAGGGGTGGTCTCTCGAACAGGAACCGCCCCCTTGGACAGAATGAAAGTCTTCATGCAG GTTCATTCCTCAAAAACCAACAAAATCGGTCTGGTGGACGGGTTCAAGCAGATGATTAAAGAAGGGGGCGTGGCCTCTCTGTGGCGGGGTAATGGAGTCAATGTCATAAAAATCGCCCCAGAAACTGCAATCAAGTTCATGGCATATGAGCAG TATAAGAAGCTGCTGACCAAAGAGGGTGGGAAAATCCAGTCACACGAGAGGTTCATTGCTGGCTCTCTGGCCGGTGCGACCGCTCAAACAGCCATCTATCCTATGGAG gtaATGAAGACCAGACTTACTCTGAGGAAGACTGGCCAGTATTCTGGGATGTTTGACTGTGCCAAGAAGATTCTGAAGAAGGAGGGAGTGAAGGCCTTTTATAAAGGCTATGTGCCCAATATCCTGGGAATTATTCCATATGCTGGAATCGATTTAGCAGTGTATGAG aCCCTGAAGAATGCCTGGTTGTCTCGCTATGCTAAAGACACTGCTAATCCAGGAGTGCTGGTTCTTCTCGGCTGTGGGACCATTTCTAGCACATGTGGCCAGCTGGCCAGTTACCCTCTGGCCCTGGTCCGCACACGCATGCAGGCCCAGG CATCTATGGAGGGATCGGAGCAGGTGTCCATGTCCATATTGGTGAAGAAGATCATGCAGAAAGAGGGCTTTTTCGGGCTTTACCGTGGGATCCTGCCCAACTTCATGAAAGTGATCCCAGCTGTCAGCATCAGTTATGTGGTGTATGAGTACATGAGGTCTGGATTAGGCATCTCAAAATGA